One window from the genome of Oryza glaberrima chromosome 3, OglaRS2, whole genome shotgun sequence encodes:
- the LOC127768118 gene encoding uncharacterized protein LOC127768118, with amino-acid sequence MASTPAVMAPPPPPPPLKYRHCSNVDGLVSVEALRIIVETKACFVAVALALAYFLTASRHRLWSSSHLIKGFLFAVTQPVTRFLVSMFAMLLSMPFRNDLYLLWGILLLAGYEGVYTISGYGVSARLSDLAVHEFTRCSNIVVLGLYVRYYSHASQFRYPLWALWALMVAKFLERIVLFKNGNRKYGDGNTSRVADYMKHEHELSNTDAEAGGFSMEDYKYLIVGDSKLETTIVDGMTYEPKLTPPIRQTQEADDTVVVVTVDKVWTCKGELLKTDNRGDKLKDICLSFALCKLLRRKFAGVNASENERSKAQKLVFDGLIPDPERTFRVVRAELGFARDMSFTKYPILFSYGFPVVSVVLFAATLGVSLWIISSAIHHYRIPRKSTPNLVNGKNVDLIITFVIVFMVTAMDICEFFMHLFSDWTKVMVVSEYVRKRYVRCCLLDRILWLVCHGKLAETIGSSLGQFDLLNGAKKGYIPERIVRLYHMVRSFILLTDDKDYRIKKGKNLRPVPESVEKALCETLLSNRKQLTQGLRLLTRSKLQAESEELLTYCQLAEIETIVVWHVATCKLEQQSPHEPVESYQVATALSKYCAYLVFYNPKLLPVGNTSVRHTCKTLVRHDSSCDRSCGGDDCMIRKGEALAAALLKGRELNKSSKEPGMWTELAEFWSELLISLAPFGSVGAHEKGLGDGGEFITHLWALLYHAGIDAKYSWSSASTAGGESGGRADVYPFQNGMDTVSHAVN; translated from the exons ATGGCATCCACTCCGGCAGTgatggcgccaccgccgccgccaccgccactcaaGTACCGGCACTGCAGCAATGTGGACGGGCTGGTCTCGGTGGAGGCGCTGCGAATCATCGTGGAGACCAAGGCTTGCTTCGTGGcggtggcgctggcgctggcctACTTCCTGACGGCGTCGCGGCACCGGCTGTGGAGCTCCAGCCACCTGATCAAGGGGTTCCTCTTCGCCGTCACGCAGCCGGTGACCCGGTTCCTCGTCAGCATGTTCGCCATGCTGCTCTCCATGCCGTTCCGCAACGACCTCTACCTGCTCTGgggcatcctcctcctcgccggctacGAGGGCGTCTACACCATCTCCGGCTACGGCGTCTCCGCCCGCCTCTCCGACCTCGCCGTCCACGAGTTCACGCGCTGCAGCAACATTGTGGTGCTCGGCCTCTACGTCCGGTACTACTCCCATGCCTCGCAGTTCCGGTACCCGCTCTGGGCGCTCTGGGCACTCATGGTCGCCAAGTTCTTGGAGCGGATCGTCCTGTTCAAGAACGGCAACCGAAAGTACGGTGACGGGAACACCAGCCGCGTCGCGGACTACATGAAGCACGAGCACGAGTTGAGCAACACAGACGCTGAAGCTGGCGGCTTCTCCATGGAGGACTACAAGTACCTTATCGTTGGCGACTCCAAGTTGGAAACCACGATCGTCGATGGTATGACCTACGAGCCAAAGTTGACGCCGCCGATTAGACAAACTCAAGAAGCGGACGATACGGtggtcgtcgtcaccgtcgaTAAGGTGTGGACGTGCAAGGGGGAGCTCCTCAAGACTGATAATCGCGGCGACAAGCTGAAGGACATCTGCCTGTCCTTCGCGCTGTGCAAGCTGCTTAGGCGGAAGTTCGCCGGCGTTAATGCGTCGGAGAACGAGCGGAGCAAGGCGCAGAAGCTCGTTTTCGACGGCCTCATCCCGGACCCGGAGCGGACGTTTCGAGTTGTCCGGGCAGAGCTTGGCTTTGCGAGAGACATGAGCTTCACCAAGTACCCCATCTTGTTCAGCTACGGCTTTCCGGTCGTCAGCGTCGTGCTGTTCGCAGCGACGCTCGGCGTGTCACTGTGGATCATCTCGTCAGCGATCCACCACTACCGGATTCCCCGCAAGAGCACGCCCAACTTGGTCAACGGCAAGAACGTGGATCTGATTATCACTTTTGTTATTGTGTTCATGGTTACGGCGATGGACATATGCGAGTTCTTCATGCACCTCTTCTCCGACTGGACCAAG GTTATGGTTGTTTCTGAATACGTCCGGAAACGGTACGTGCGATGCTGTCTCCTTGACCGTATTCTGTGGTTGGTATGCCACGGCAAGTTAGCTGAGACGATCGGAAGCTCCCTAGGACAGTTCGACCTTCTCAACGGGGCGAAGAAAGGCTACATCCCTGAACGCATCGTCAGGTTGTACCACATGGTGAGATCGTTTATCCTGCTCACCGACGACAAAGACTACCGCATCAAGAAAGGCAAGAACCTCCGGCCGGTTCCGGAGTCCGTGGAGAAGGCGCTATGCGAGACGCTTCTGAGCAACAGGAAACAGTTGACTCAGGGTCTGCGTCTGCTCACAAGAAGCAAGCTACAGGCCGAGAGCGAGGAGCTCTTGACGTACTGCCAACTAGCGGAGATCGAGACCATCGTCGTGTGGCACGTCGCGACGTGCAAACTTGAGCAGCAATCGCCGCATGAACCCGTCGAGAGCTATCAGGTGGCCACCGCGCTGTCCAAGTACTGCGCCTACCTGGTGTTCTACAATCCGAAGCTGCTGCCGGTTGGCAACACCTCTGTTAGGCATACCTGCAAGACATTGGTTAGGCATGACAGCAGCTGTGACAGGAGTTGTGGTGGCGATGATTGCATGATAAGAAAAGGCGaggcgctcgcggcggcgctgctaAAAGGGCGGGAGCTCAACAAGTCGTCTAAAGAGCCGGGGATGTGGACGGAGCTGGCGGAGTTCTGGTCGGAGCTGCTGATATCGCTCGCGCCGTTTGGGAGCGTTGGCGCCCACGAGAaggggctcggcgacggcggcgagttcATCACGCACCTGTGGGCTCTGCTGTACCATGCAGGGATCGATGCCAAGTACTCTTGGTCCAGTGCCAGTACTGCCGGTGGTGAATCTGGCGGCAGAGCGGACGTTTACCCGTTTCAGAATGGCATGGATACCGTGTCACACGCGGTTAATTAA
- the LOC127765188 gene encoding uncharacterized protein LOC127765188 isoform X1 produces MADSSKQVGMDTDGGGAAAAAVDGQNLPVLVTNRKRELTLEGKALPVDCSGRRRIDLEKDLSMIGSPFTKHTSDKNGDNNEMRDVDERCTMDVDNTKMRDVVHERDARDVELGDMAAAKELEQGHMASVKEESELIKVVEVLHMVRCWEITEYNLKLGRYVPTRFCFRNIALFDLDKECEHPFEYHPSKLGRGPPVKSLNCSEYTWMVHSMNISSIKVTESDVGYPISVFGTVLARDEYDFRCVYLFRRDRDDPQLITSLEDTLTLTGPNRALGALDRVYFEFHLKVRVDGDVDKVFCKGVREHHADACLIRPVTLWLRSCLSTVILVYSPVESAIEACVAVNIQGVVSNFNGKVTAWTTEDHENKIVLYDSKVAGTKTVLGVDGSVELTRRFVAVELEDILVLNICVFEGEDEVEFELYLGQNDEECTLEQGPYKLQVKISWTAAMKKRWRERSMKLGRKFVLV; encoded by the exons ATGGCGGACTCGAGCAAGCAGGTCGGTATGGACAccgatggtggtggtgcggcggccgcggctgtGGATGGGCAGAATCTGCCGGTTCTTGTGACTAACCGTAAGCGGGAGCTCACACTGGAGGGGAAGGCTCTACCTGTGGATTGTTCTGGTCGTCGTCGCATCGATTTGGAGAAAGATTTAT CTATGATTGGAAGTCCGTTCACAAAACACACGAGTGACAAGAATGGGGACAACAACGAGATGAGGGATGTGGATGAGCGGTGCACTATGGATGTTGATAACACCAAGATGAGGGACGTGGTGCATGAGCGGGACGCTAGGGATGTCGAGCTAGGTGATATGGCTGCTGCCAAGGAGCTTGAGCAAGGTCACATGGCTTCTGTGAAGGAGGAGTCGGAGCTCATTAAGGTGGTTGAGGTTCTTCACATGGTTCGCTGCTGGGAGATCACTGAGTACAACCTCAAGCTGGGTCGCTATGTTCCTACCCGATTTTGCTTTCGGAACATAGCCTTATTTGACCTTGATAAAGAGTGTGAACATCCATTCGAGTATCATCCTT CAAAACTTGGGCGTGGGCCACCGGTCAAATCGCTCAATTGCTCGGAATATACATGGATGGTGCACTCTATGAATATCTCATCTATCAAGGTGACCGAGTCTGATGTGGGTTACCCTATCAGCGTATTTGGCACTGTGTTGGCTAGGGATGAGTATGACTTCAGGTGTGTCTATTTGTTCAGGCGTGACAGGGATGATCCCCAGCTCATCACTTCACTG GAGGATACACTAACACTGACAGGACCTAATCGTGCACTTGGTGCATTAGATAGAGTGTATTTTGAGTTCCATCTGAAGGTTAGGGTGGATGGTGATGTTGACAAAGTTTTTTGCAAAGGTGTGCGTGAACACCATGCTGATGCTTGTCTAATTCGACCCGTGACTTTATGGCTACGAAGCTGTCTGAGTACTGTCATTTTGGTGTATTCGCCTGTTGAATCAGCCATAGAAGCTTGTGTTGCAGTCAACATTCAAGGGGTTGTATCCAATTTCAATGGCAAAGTAACTGCTTGGACAACTGAAGACCATGAAAACAAAATCGTTCTGTATGACAGTAAAGTGGCAGGCACTAAGACAGTACTTGGGGTTGATGGATCTGTCGAGTTAACTCGTCGTTTTGTAGCTGTTGAACTGGAAGATATACTTGTGCTCAACATATGTGTTTTTGAGGGTGAAGACGAGGTTGAATTTGAGCTCTATCTAGGACAAAATGATGAAGAATGCACTCTCGAGCAAGGCCCTTATAAGCTACAGGTGAAGATTAGTTGGACGGCTGCCATGAAGAAGCGATGGAGGGAAAGGTCCATGAAACTTGGTCGCAAGTTCGTGTTGGTGTGA
- the LOC127765188 gene encoding uncharacterized protein LOC127765188 isoform X2, translated as MADSSKQVGMDTDGGGAAAAAVDGQNLPVLVTNRKRELTLEGKALPVDCSGRRRIDLEKDLSMIGSPFTKHTSDKNGDNNEMRDVDERCTMDVDNTKMRDVVHERDARDVELGDMAAAKELEQGHMASVKEESELIKVVEVLHMVRCWEITEYNLKLGRYVPTRFCFRNIALFDLDKECEHPFDKTWAWATGQIAQLLGIYMDGALYEYLIYQGVTGMIPSSSLHWRIH; from the exons ATGGCGGACTCGAGCAAGCAGGTCGGTATGGACAccgatggtggtggtgcggcggccgcggctgtGGATGGGCAGAATCTGCCGGTTCTTGTGACTAACCGTAAGCGGGAGCTCACACTGGAGGGGAAGGCTCTACCTGTGGATTGTTCTGGTCGTCGTCGCATCGATTTGGAGAAAGATTTAT CTATGATTGGAAGTCCGTTCACAAAACACACGAGTGACAAGAATGGGGACAACAACGAGATGAGGGATGTGGATGAGCGGTGCACTATGGATGTTGATAACACCAAGATGAGGGACGTGGTGCATGAGCGGGACGCTAGGGATGTCGAGCTAGGTGATATGGCTGCTGCCAAGGAGCTTGAGCAAGGTCACATGGCTTCTGTGAAGGAGGAGTCGGAGCTCATTAAGGTGGTTGAGGTTCTTCACATGGTTCGCTGCTGGGAGATCACTGAGTACAACCTCAAGCTGGGTCGCTATGTTCCTACCCGATTTTGCTTTCGGAACATAGCCTTATTTGACCTTGATAAAGAGTGTGAACATCCATTCGA CAAAACTTGGGCGTGGGCCACCGGTCAAATCGCTCAATTGCTCGGAATATACATGGATGGTGCACTCTATGAATATCTCATCTATCAAG GCGTGACAGGGATGATCCCCAGCTCATCACTTCACTG GAGGATACACTAA
- the LOC127767920 gene encoding uncharacterized protein LOC127767920, protein MGAAGAVVEISSDDEAIPVAAKRPNVPPVSSSHPLPEDCNGVEEGLGDPAALVEFVASMLDDKRSARDVAAADDGDDDDCVMLDVDPDKAVLVVNEQRPGQGGPEEELQIVSEKGEIACRDFPHPRHLCVSMPFTSSHADHCAMCHCYVCDSPAPCAFWGKGTEPTDHCHATDKNAKWTKMRQSLKRKNLPSSNRRGIKNHFQPISATASLQLQQYTGDRFSVPRLSPLSPVGFHVSRNVSQNQWMMKLIGVPPNVGQPVNLQEATFPRASIPRKRFRSDGSAPPVHLSTNANHLRHPAPNSVLVQPVSSAAFQTTQSQPASSAVSQNSVSAARPLRVQTTQSQPPSSAVSQNSVTAARPLRGYSPQNSFSAPVRVQSTSYHQVAPGISQGLQVQSTSYLQVDPGRAVSAELQLSQCSSLQTQGIQHQHDPSADIYQNIWKEALAKLASELGVSDYNIDPPGRLPSTPQPNQLHAQMRPGHQPTQATARQGVQANGGHVAAASQKRTSNGHHLPNHKQFNPGAN, encoded by the exons ATGGGTGCGGCCGGGGCTGTTGTTGAGATCAGTTCGGACGACGAGGCGATTCCTGTTGCTGCCAAGCGTCCCAACGTTCCTCCCGTGTCGTCTTCACATCCTCTACCTGAAGACTGCAACGGAGTTGAGGAGGGTTTAGGTGATCCTGCTGCCTTGGTGGAATTCGTGGCATCTATGCTGGATGACAAAAGGTCTGCGCGTGATGtggctgctgctgatgatgggGACGACGACGATTGCGTGATGCTAGATGTTGACCCTGATAAAGCGGTCCTCGTTGTCAATGAGCAGAGACCTGGGCAAGGTGGCCCAGAGGAAGAACTGCAGATAGTTTCAGAGAAAGGAGAG aTAGCATGCAGGGATTTCCCTCATCCACGCCATCTATGTGTTAGCATGCCATTCACAAGTTCTCATGCAGATCATTGTGCCATG TGCCACTGTTATGTTTGCGACTCTCCTGCTCCCTGTGCCTTTTGGGGCAAAGGTACAGAGCCTACTGATCATTGTCATGCTACGGACAAGAATGCAAAATGGACGAAAATGAGGCAGTCATTGAAGCGCAAAAACCTGCCATCATCTAACCGTAGAGGTATCAAGAATCATTTTCAGCCAATCTCAGCAACAGCATCCTTGCAGTTGCAGCAATATACAGGGGATCGTTTTTCAGTTCCACGTCTATCACCATTGTCTCCAGTAGGATTCCATGTTTCGAGAAATGTGAGCCAAAATCAATGGATGATGAAGCTCATTGGAGTTCCACCGAATGTGGGACAACCTGTTAATCTGCAGGAAGCAACATTTCCTAGAGCTAGCATTCCGCGCAAAAGATTCAGAAGTGATGGTTCAGCTCCTCCAGTTCATCTATCCACAAATGCTAACCATTTGCGCCATCCTGCCCCTAACTCTGTCCTGGTTCAGCCAGTATCCTCTGCAGCATTTCAGACAACACAATCTCAGCCAGCATCCTCTGCAGTATCTCAGAATTCTGTCAGTGCTGCTAGACCATTACGAGTTCAGACAACACAATCTCAGCCACCATCCTCTGCAGTATCTCAGAATTCTGTCACTGCTGCTAGACCATTACGGGGTTACTCACCTCAGAATTCTTTCAGTGCACCAGTTAGGGTTCAGTCGACATCATATCATCAGGTTGCTCCAGGTATATCTCAAGGACTTCAGGTTCAGTCAACATCATACCTTCAGGTTGATCCAGGCAGGGCGGTTAGTGCTGAACTGCAGCTTTCTCAGTGTTCCTCGCTTCAAACTCAGGGAATTCAACACCAGCATGATCCATCGGCAGATATTTACCAAAACATATGGAAGGAGGCACTTGCTAAGCTGGCATCAGAGCTGGGGGTTTCTGATTACAATATTGATCCACCAGGGCGTCTTCCAAGCACTCCTCAACCCAATCAGCTGCATGCTCAAATGAGGCCTGGTCATCAACCTACGCAAGCAACGGCAAGGCAGGGAGTTCAAGCTAATGGTGGTCATGTTGCAGCAGCATCACAGAAAAGGACTTCCAATGGCCACCACTTGCCAAATCACAAACAATTCAACCCTGGTGCCAATTGA
- the LOC127768448 gene encoding 60S ribosomal protein L21-2 — protein MPAGHGLRARTRDLFARPFRKKGYIPLTTYLRTYKIGDYVDVKVNGAVHKGMPHKFYHGRTGRVWNVTKRAIGVEINKQVGNRIIRKRIHVRVEHVQPSRCTEELRLRKIKNDQLKADAKARGEVISTKRQPEGPKPGFMVEGATLETVTPIPYDVVNDLKGGY, from the exons ATGCCGGCGGGGCACGGGCTGCGGGCGCGGACGCGCGACCTCTTCGCGCGGCCGTTCCGCAAGAAGGGTTACATCCCGCTCACCACCTACCTGAGGACGTACAAGATCGGCGATTACGTCGACGTCAAGGTGAACGGCGCCGTGCACAAGGGCATGCCGCACAAGTTCTACCACGGCCGCACCGGCCGCGTCTGGAACGTCACCAAGCGCGCCATCGGCGTCGAGATCAACAAGCAG GTCGGTAACCGCATCATCAGGAAGAGGATCCATGTTCGTGTGGAGCATGTCCAGCCATCCAGGTGCACCGAGGAGCTCCGCCTGAGGAAAATCAAGAACGATCAGCTCAAGGCTGATGCCAAGGCCCGTGGTGAGGTTATCAGCACCAAGAGACAGCCCGAGGGACCCAAACCTGGTTTCATGGTTGAGGGTGCTACGCTGGAGACTGTTACCCCCATTCCGTATGATGTGGTCAATGATCTCAAGGGTGGTTACTAG
- the LOC127767939 gene encoding beta-amylase 2, chloroplastic produces MMSLNLAHQTGAAAAVAPAAPRTAVVAAAAGTVSAPAVAPAAAPSLQLQTQTVDPAAPAQGPDLPMAFQALVESLPEEQHPDVGGEERRKVGVPVYVMMPLDTVRKDGNGLNRRKAVEASLKALKSAGAEGIMVDVWWGIAECEGPGRYNFTGYMELMEMAKKNGLKVQAVMSFHQCGGNVGDSVTIPLPKWVLEEMDKDQDLAYTDRSGRRNYEYLSLGADAMPVLKGRTPVQCYGDFMRAFRDHFAAFMGNTIVEIQVGMGPAGELRYPSYPESNGTWRFPGIGEFQCYDRYMLSSLKAAAEAVGKPEWGNAGPGDSGGYNDWPEESPFFRREGGWNTPYGEFFMSWYSQMLLEHGERILSAASGVYTGTPGVKISVKVAGIHWHYGTRSHAAELTAGYYNTRHHDGYQPIARMLARHGAVLNFTCVEMRNHEQPQDAQCRPEELVQQVAAAARESGVGLAGENALPRYDETAHDQIVTTAAEKAEEERMVAFTYLRMGPDLFQPDNWRRFAAFVKRMTESGVRDVCREQVEREAQGVAHATGSLVHEAAVALSN; encoded by the exons ATGATGTCGCTCAACCTGGCTCACCagaccggagcggcggccgccgtggcaCCGGCGGCGCCACGTACGGCCGTGgtcgcggcggctgcgggtACAGTGTCTGCTCCGGCggtcgcgccggcggcggcgccgagcctGCAGCTGCAGACGCAGACTGTGgacccggcggcgccggcgcagggGCCGGACCTCCCCATGGCCTTCCAGGCGCTGGTCGAGAGCCTGCCGGAGGAGCAGCACCCGGAcgtgggcggcgaggagcggcgcaAGGTGGGCGTGCCGGTGTACGTGATGATGCCGCTGGACACGGTGCGCAAGGACGGCAACGGGCTAAACCGGCGGAAGGCGGTGGAGGCGTCCCTGAAGGCGCTGAAgagcgccggcgccgagggGATCATGGTGGACGTGTGGTGGGGCATCGCCGAGTGCGAGGGCCCCGGCCGCTACAACTTCACCGGGTACATGGAGCTCATGGAGATGGCCAAGAAGAACGGGCTCAAGGTGCAGGCCGTCATGTCGTTCCACCAGTGTGGCGGCAACGTCGGCGACTCAGTCAC TATACCACTTCCGAAATGGGTGTTGGAGGAGATGGACAAGGACCAGGACCTGGCCTACACGGATCGGAGCGGCCGCCGCAACTACGAGTACCTCTCGCTCGGCGCGGACGCCATGCCGGTGCTCAAGGGCCGCACGCCGGTGCAGTGCTACGGCGACTTCATGCGCGCCTTCCGCGACCACTTCGCCGCCTTCATGGGCAACACCATCGTC GAGATTCAAGTTGGCATGGGTCCGGCCGGTGAGCTCCGCTACCCGTCGTACCCGGAGAGCAATGGCACCTGGAGATTCCCCGGCATCGGCGAGTTCCAGTGCTATGACAGG TACATGCTGAGCAGtctcaaggcggcggcggaggcggtgggcaAGCCGGAGTGGGGCAACGCCGGGCCGGGAGACTCCGGCGGGTACAACGACTGGCCGGAGGAATCGCCCTTCTTCCGCCGTGAAGGTGGGTGGAACACTCCATACGGTGAGTTCTTCATGAGCTGGTACTCGCAGATGCTCCTGGAACACGGCGAGCGCATCctgtcggcggcgtcgggcgtgTACACCGGCACACCCGGCGTGAAGATCTCCGTGAAGGTGGCCGGCATCCACTGGCACTACGGCACGCGGTCCCACGCCGCGGAGCTGACGGCGGGGTACTACAACACGAGGCACCACGACGGGTACCAGCCGATCGCGCGCATGCTGGCCCGCCACGGCGCGGTGCTCAACTTCACGTGCGTGGAGATGCGCAACCACGAGCAGCCGCAGGACGCGCAGTGCCGGCCCGAGGAGCTGGTGCAGcaggtggcggccgcggcgcgggaGTCCGGCGTGGGGCTCGCCGGCGAGAACGCGCTGCCGAGGTACGACGAGACGGCGCACGACCAGatcgtgacgacggcggcggagaaggcggaggaggagcgcatGGTGGCGTTCACCTACCTGCGCATGGGGCCCGACCTGTTCCAGCCGGACAACTGGCGCCGCTTCGCCGCGTTCGTGAAGCGCATGACGGAGTCCGGCGTGCGGGACGTGTGCCGCGAGCAGGTGGAGCGGGAGGCGCAGGGCGTCGCGCACGCCACCGGGTCGCTCGTGCACgaggccgccgtcgcgctcagCAACTGA
- the LOC127768503 gene encoding uncharacterized protein LOC127768503: MASTPAEMAPPPALKYQRCNNVDGLVSVEALRIIVETKACFVAVALALAYFLTASRHRLWSSSHLIKGFLFAVTQPVTRFLVSMFAMLLSMPFRNDLYLLWGILLLAGYEGVYTISGYGVSARLSDLAVHEFTRCSNIVVLGLYVRYYSNASQFRYPLWALWALMVAKFLERIVRFKIANKRYGDGNISRVAHYMKHEHKLTSTDVEAGEQGFHMKNYNYLIVGDSKLDGEKNTTRGIYEPELKPVTHTVTVAKVWEYPGNLLGPDKKGRYKLKDVCLSFALCKLLRRKFAGVEATKSELRKARKLVFNGLITSDIDEERTFRVIRAELGFARDISFTKYPILFSCGFPVVSVVLFAATLGVSIWIIVSAILHYRVPRGSSANLVHGKNVDLSITFGIVSMVTAMDICEFSMHLSSNWTKVMVISEYVRNRYGRCYLLDRIIWLVCCGNIAEPIGNSLGQFNLVYGAKRGCIPTCVIKVYHAVRSFVLLNNDGEYRIMKGKTIRVPDEVKKAICQTLMANKTELTQGKPLPRTASMLQRYGRHPTAIETIVVWHVATCHLQKLVDESQRKSYEVATRLSKYCAYLLFYKPKLLGSVGNNSVRYTCKTLVQEAAAARGSGSGSGDDNMMMRKGEALADKLKARGRVDWTELAEFWSELLISLAPSGSVSAHEKGLGDGGEFITHLWALLYHAGIDDKFTWSTATGSTAGGDSGGTADNSTFQNGTAIVEPHTVSTA; this comes from the exons ATGGCATCCACTCCGGCAGAaatggcgccaccgccggcactCAAGTACCAGCGCTGCAACAATGTGGACGGGCTGGTCTCGGTGGAGGCGCTGCGAATCATCGTGGAGACCAAGGCTTGCTTCGTGGcggtggcgctggcgctggcctACTTCCTGACGGCGTCGCGGCACCGGCTGTGGAGCTCCAGCCACCTGATCAAGGGGTTCCTCTTCGCCGTCACGCAGCCGGTGACCCGGTTCCTCGTCAGCATGTTCGCCATGCTGCTCTCCATGCCGTTCCGCAACGACCTCTACCTCCTCTGgggcatcctcctcctcgccggctacGAGGGCGTCTACACCATCTCCGGCTACGGCGTCTCCGCCCGCCTCTCCGACCTCGCCGTCCACGAGTTCACGCGCTGCAGCAACATTGTGGTGCTCGGCCTCTACGTCCGGTACTACTCCAATGCCTCGCAGTTCCGGTACCCTCTCTGGGCGCTCTGGGCGCTCATGGTCGCCAAGTTCTTGGAGCGGATCGTCCGGTTCAAGATCGCCAACAAAAGGTACGGCGACGGGAACATCAGCCGCGTCGCGCACTACATGAAGCACGAGCACAAGCT TACATCGACAGACGTTGAAGCTGGCGAGCAGGGCTTCCACATGAAGAATTACAACTACCTCATCGTCGGCGACTCCAAGTTGGATGGAGAGAAGAACACAACCCGGGGGATCTACGAGCCAGAGTTGAAACCGGTGACCCACACGGTCACCGTCGCCAAGGTGTGGGAATACCCAGGGAATCTGCTCGGGCCTGATAAGAAGGGCCGCTACAAGCTGAAGGACGTCTGCTTGTCCTTCGCCCTCTGCAAGCTGCTGAGGCGGAAGTTCGCCGGCGTTGAGGCAACGAAGAGCGAGCTGCGGAAGGCGCGGAAGCTCGTCTTCAACGGCCTCATCACGAGCGACATCGACGAGGAGCGGACGTTTCGAGTTATCCGTGCAGAGCTCGGGTTTGCGAGAGACATCAGCTTCACCAAGTACCCCATCTTGTTCAGCTGCGGCTTCCCGGTGGTCAGCGTCGTGCTGTTCGCGGCGACGCTCGGCGTGTCGATATGGATCATAGTGTCGGCGATCCTGCATTACCGGGTTCCTCGCGGGAGCTCGGCCAATTTGGTCCATGGCAAGAATGTGGATCTGTCCATCACATTTGGTATCGTGAGCATGGTTACGGCCATGGACATCTGCGAGTTCTCCATGCATCTCTCCTCGAACTGGACCAAG GTTATGGTTATCTCTGAATACGTCCGGAATCGGTACGGGCGATGCTATCTCCTCGACCGTATTATATGGTTGGTGTGCTGCGGCAATATCGCCGAGCCAATCGGCAACTCCCTGGGACAGTTCAACCTTGTCTACGGGGCAAAGAGAGGGTGCATCCCGACGTGCGTCATCAAGGTGTACCACGCCGTGAGATCGTTCGTCCTGCTCAACAACGACGGCGAGTACCGCATCATGAAAGGTAAGACTATCCGAGTTCCAGACGAGGTGAAGAAGGCAATATGTCAGACGCTCATGGCGAACAAGACGGAGTTGACTCAAGGTAAGCCTCTGCCCAGGACAGCAAGCATGCTGCAGCGATACGGTCGGCACCCGACGGCGATCGAGACCATCGTCGTGTGGCACGTCGCGACGTGCCACCTTCAGAAACTGGTGGATGAGAGTCAGCGCAAGAGCTACGAGGTGGCCACCCGGCTGTCCAAGTACTGCGCCTACCTGTTGTTCTACAAGCCGAAGCTGCTGGGATCGGTCGGCAACAACTCGGTGAGGTACACCTGCAAGACGTTGGTCCAAGAAGCAGCCGCCGCCAGGGGCAGCGGCAGCGGTAGCGGGGACGATAATATGATGATGAGGAAAGGCGAGGCACTCGCGGACAAGCTCAAGGCCCGCGGCCGTGTGGATTGGACGGAGCTGGCGGAGTTCTGGTCGGAGCTGCTGATATCGCTCGCGCCGTCCGGGAGCGTCAGCGCCCACGAGAaggggctcggcgacggcggcgagttcATCACGCACCTCTGGGCGCTGCTGTACCACGCGGGGATCGATGACAAGTTCACCTGGTCGACTGCCACTGGCAGTACTGCCGGTGGCGACTCTGGCGGCACGGCGGACAATTCTACGTTTCAGAATGGCACGGCCATCGTCGAACCGCACACGGTTAGCACAGCTTGA